A region from the Desulfoglaeba alkanexedens ALDC genome encodes:
- a CDS encoding choice-of-anchor N protein: MLKEAKRKRWGVVWLFMFLLASLPLTAGLYAPVWAVPKLQIYIPGATYDTDTETWIMESLEYDLWVIGAQEEIFDVKIALAVSTDEDGTIDITWVDGTSSEPSYNSTGVATRIAGNHDLLHEGTGDVYLDENYKFVSYGTPVMGDGTSVPPHGVFPTSYYEYMVGDFGLGETVMNFIPGEEWGDTAVGETKVFHVNVGEGYTWMDIVAYDHIVKTNHKIHSVFSPFSHDGGSGDGGQPPSEVIPEPASLLLVGTGLIGAGAVGRWRRKR; this comes from the coding sequence ATGCTGAAAGAAGCGAAAAGAAAACGTTGGGGGGTGGTCTGGCTTTTCATGTTCCTTCTGGCCTCATTGCCACTGACGGCCGGCCTGTATGCTCCCGTCTGGGCGGTCCCCAAATTGCAGATTTATATTCCTGGGGCGACCTACGACACGGACACGGAAACCTGGATCATGGAAAGCCTGGAGTATGATCTCTGGGTGATCGGCGCCCAGGAAGAAATCTTTGATGTTAAAATCGCTTTGGCGGTCTCAACCGATGAGGACGGCACCATTGATATTACGTGGGTTGATGGAACGTCTTCCGAACCCAGCTATAATTCAACCGGAGTCGCCACAAGAATTGCGGGTAATCACGATTTACTGCACGAAGGAACCGGGGATGTTTACCTGGATGAAAATTACAAGTTCGTTTCCTACGGGACTCCCGTTATGGGGGATGGAACTTCGGTACCTCCACATGGGGTCTTTCCTACATCCTACTATGAATATATGGTAGGGGACTTTGGCCTTGGTGAGACGGTGATGAATTTTATTCCCGGGGAGGAGTGGGGCGATACGGCGGTGGGTGAGACGAAAGTCTTCCATGTGAACGTTGGCGAAGGCTACACGTGGATGGATATCGTGGCCTACGACCACATTGTGAAGACGAATCACAAGATACATTCTGTCTTCAGTCCGTTTTCCCACGATGGTGGCAGTGGTGATGGTGGACAACCGCCATCGGAAGTCATCCCGGAGCCGGCGAGCCTCCTCCTGGTCGGGACCGGGTTGATCGGGGCCGGGGCGGTCGGGCGCTGGCGCAGAAAACGTTGA
- a CDS encoding M24 family metallopeptidase, whose protein sequence is MTGVPDPYAQRLRALRRKMEERELDGFLVSVPENRYYLSGFEAEDVQLTESSGLLVITGSRQVLVTDFRYEEEAKAEARGYETLIHREGLDQVLPDIFRTLAVRRLGVESHHLTHQLYVEIQDMLRSAQPDAVLVAEKGFVEEGRMIKELGEIERIRASIAVTEGVLHEVWASLRPGLREKDVAWAIERGIREAGAEAVSFPPIVASGPNGALPHAVPTSRAIREDDAVVLDLGSRLRLYCSDMTRTWLGPRVPEKMKEIYRIVREAQLAAMNAVRPGVDSLEVDRIARGIIEKAGYGDAFGHGLGHGVGLAVHERPGYGRKNHVILQENMVLTVEPGIYLPGLGGVRLENMVRVSETGCESLSRNEWFVL, encoded by the coding sequence ATGACCGGAGTTCCGGATCCTTATGCACAAAGACTGCGGGCGTTGAGGCGGAAGATGGAAGAACGGGAGCTGGACGGTTTTCTGGTTTCGGTCCCTGAAAACCGCTACTACCTGAGCGGCTTTGAAGCGGAAGACGTGCAGCTCACCGAAAGCTCCGGCTTGCTGGTGATCACCGGCTCTAGGCAGGTCCTCGTAACGGACTTCCGCTACGAAGAAGAGGCGAAAGCCGAAGCCCGAGGCTACGAAACGCTGATCCACCGGGAAGGACTGGACCAGGTACTGCCCGATATCTTTCGAACACTTGCGGTGCGACGCCTGGGCGTGGAATCGCACCACCTGACGCATCAACTCTACGTGGAGATCCAGGACATGCTGCGGTCGGCTCAGCCGGACGCGGTGCTCGTCGCCGAAAAGGGATTCGTGGAAGAAGGCCGCATGATAAAGGAACTCGGGGAAATCGAGCGGATTCGCGCATCCATCGCCGTGACCGAAGGGGTGCTCCACGAGGTCTGGGCGTCGCTCCGGCCGGGCCTCCGGGAAAAGGATGTGGCCTGGGCCATCGAACGGGGCATTCGGGAAGCGGGCGCGGAAGCTGTGTCGTTTCCGCCCATTGTGGCGAGTGGGCCCAACGGGGCGCTCCCGCACGCGGTTCCCACCAGCCGGGCGATCCGTGAAGACGATGCGGTGGTCCTTGACCTGGGTTCCCGGCTGCGCCTCTACTGTTCCGACATGACCCGAACCTGGCTGGGTCCGCGGGTTCCGGAAAAAATGAAGGAGATCTACCGCATCGTACGGGAAGCTCAGCTGGCGGCCATGAACGCCGTCCGCCCCGGTGTGGATTCGCTGGAAGTGGACCGCATCGCCCGGGGAATCATCGAAAAGGCGGGCTACGGCGACGCTTTCGGCCACGGCCTGGGACATGGCGTCGGACTCGCGGTCCACGAAAGACCCGGCTACGGCAGGAAAAACCACGTGATCCTCCAGGAAAACATGGTCCTCACCGTGGAACCCGGCATCTATCTTCCAGGTCTCGGCGGTGTGCGCCTGGAAAACATGGTCCGGGTGAGCGAGACGGGGTGCGAAAGTCTGAGCCGGAACGAGTGGTTCGTGCTGTGA
- a CDS encoding NIL domain-containing protein, whose protein sequence is MYARMLLLRFPREIVDKPIVTNLVRTYDLSFNILKAQIYPRKEGLMVMELRGNRKDYERGIQYLHDIGVIIESIAQGIRRDDERCYQCGACTAVCPTGALHIQRPEMQVIFDPERCSACELCVKACPSRAMIVTLDRSLDLEEAV, encoded by the coding sequence ATGTACGCGAGAATGCTTCTACTTCGTTTCCCCAGGGAGATCGTGGATAAACCCATCGTGACCAACCTGGTCCGAACCTACGATCTCTCATTCAATATCCTCAAGGCGCAGATTTACCCCCGAAAAGAAGGCCTGATGGTGATGGAACTGCGCGGCAACCGCAAGGACTACGAACGCGGCATCCAGTACCTCCATGACATCGGGGTAATCATTGAATCCATCGCCCAGGGCATCCGGCGGGACGACGAGAGGTGCTACCAGTGCGGCGCCTGCACGGCGGTCTGCCCCACGGGCGCGCTCCACATCCAGCGCCCGGAAATGCAAGTGATCTTCGATCCAGAACGCTGCAGCGCCTGTGAACTGTGCGTCAAAGCCTGTCCGTCGCGGGCCATGATCGTGACTCTGGACCGGTCGCTCGACCTGGAAGAGGCGGTCTGA
- a CDS encoding Rrf2 family transcriptional regulator, with translation MRLSTRAHYAVRAVLDLAIHAVDRPVPIQEIAERQAISQAYLEQLFAKLRRGRIIRSVRGPRGGYLLARPAAEVTLAEIMEWVDEPLEPVACLDKDGHCDREGGCNTHQIWRDLGRHIRSFLESLTVEQALRDAQVEESVNATDTGRQSLSSGG, from the coding sequence TTGAGACTGTCCACGCGGGCTCACTACGCCGTCCGGGCGGTTCTGGACCTAGCGATTCACGCCGTGGACCGGCCGGTACCCATTCAGGAAATAGCGGAGCGGCAGGCGATATCCCAGGCGTACCTGGAGCAGTTGTTCGCCAAGCTGCGGCGCGGAAGGATCATCCGGAGCGTCCGCGGACCCCGGGGCGGATATCTGCTGGCGCGCCCCGCCGCGGAAGTGACTCTGGCCGAGATCATGGAATGGGTGGACGAACCCTTGGAACCGGTGGCGTGTCTGGACAAAGACGGGCACTGCGACCGCGAAGGCGGGTGCAACACGCATCAGATCTGGCGGGACCTGGGCCGCCATATCCGAAGTTTCCTGGAATCGCTTACCGTGGAACAGGCGCTTCGCGACGCGCAGGTGGAAGAATCCGTGAACGCGACCGACACCGGTCGTCAGTCCCTCAGTTCTGGAGGATAG
- a CDS encoding iron-sulfur cluster assembly scaffold protein produces the protein MNYSDIVMDHFMNPRNVGELESPDGIGQIGNVSCGDIMRMTIRVREERIEDVRFKTFGCGAAIAVSSMVTEMVKGKSLEEAVAINRDDVAQALGGLPEKKLHCSNLGTDALKAAINDYWRKTGHPEKVVPLEDQHLEHESEEANACCGSNERGCRQPEDGGVSQGTGA, from the coding sequence ATGAATTACAGCGACATTGTCATGGATCATTTCATGAACCCGAGAAACGTAGGCGAACTGGAGAGTCCCGACGGCATCGGTCAGATCGGAAACGTAAGCTGCGGGGACATCATGCGGATGACCATCAGGGTACGTGAGGAACGCATCGAGGACGTGCGGTTCAAGACCTTCGGCTGCGGTGCGGCCATCGCCGTGAGTTCCATGGTGACCGAGATGGTCAAGGGGAAATCCCTGGAGGAAGCCGTGGCCATCAACCGGGACGATGTCGCGCAGGCCCTGGGCGGGCTTCCTGAAAAGAAGCTTCACTGTTCCAACCTGGGAACGGACGCGCTCAAGGCGGCCATCAACGACTACTGGCGGAAGACGGGGCACCCGGAAAAGGTGGTCCCGCTGGAAGACCAACACCTGGAGCATGAATCCGAAGAAGCGAATGCGTGTTGCGGTAGCAATGAGCGGGGGTGTCGACAGCCTGAAGACGGCGGCGTTTCTCAAGGCACAGGGGCATGA
- the mnmA gene encoding tRNA 2-thiouridine(34) synthase MnmA: MRVAVAMSGGVDSLKTAAFLKAQGHDVFGVHMRVLPESRNGRWDARKVNREKEDAVQRLASRLGIELRVVDLREAFDRLVIQPFLTAYRNGLTPNPCTLCNPAVKFGILLEKALEGGVDRLATGHYARVLPPDDRFPGYRLLRGRDPAKDQSYFLFGLDRKSLAKALFPLGELRKDDVRRWAASEGYTDLLSAESQEICFVPSGHYVEFLEERIGDAAFSVPGPILNTDGTVLGEHRGVFRYTVGQRRGLGLPSTEPYYVVAIEPERNAVRVGRARDLERDRLIVEKVNWVSMDPPDRPIRACVRIRYRHRAAPAFVIPRDDASAAVRFDRPQRAVTPGQAAVFYDGDTVLGGGTIAREGTQG, translated from the coding sequence ATGCGTGTTGCGGTAGCAATGAGCGGGGGTGTCGACAGCCTGAAGACGGCGGCGTTTCTCAAGGCACAGGGGCATGACGTCTTCGGCGTCCACATGCGGGTGCTTCCCGAATCGCGAAACGGGCGGTGGGACGCTCGGAAGGTGAACCGGGAGAAGGAAGACGCCGTGCAACGGCTGGCATCCCGCCTGGGGATCGAACTGCGCGTGGTGGATCTCAGGGAGGCCTTCGATCGGCTGGTGATTCAGCCGTTCCTCACCGCTTACCGGAACGGGCTCACGCCCAATCCCTGCACGCTCTGCAACCCCGCAGTGAAGTTTGGAATACTCTTGGAAAAGGCCCTGGAAGGGGGCGTAGATCGGCTGGCCACGGGCCATTATGCGCGGGTCCTTCCGCCGGACGACCGTTTCCCCGGGTACCGGCTCCTTCGAGGACGCGATCCCGCCAAAGACCAGTCGTATTTCCTGTTCGGACTGGACCGGAAAAGCTTGGCGAAGGCCCTTTTCCCCCTGGGCGAACTCCGCAAAGACGACGTTCGCCGCTGGGCCGCCTCCGAAGGTTACACAGACCTCCTTTCCGCAGAAAGCCAGGAAATCTGTTTCGTTCCTTCCGGCCATTACGTGGAATTCTTAGAAGAACGCATAGGTGATGCGGCGTTTTCCGTTCCCGGACCCATTCTGAACACCGACGGAACCGTCCTGGGCGAACATCGGGGGGTGTTTCGCTACACCGTGGGGCAGCGGCGGGGGCTGGGGCTCCCGTCCACCGAACCCTACTACGTGGTAGCCATCGAACCGGAAAGGAACGCCGTGAGAGTCGGCCGGGCTCGCGACCTGGAGCGGGACCGGCTGATCGTCGAAAAGGTGAACTGGGTATCCATGGACCCTCCGGATCGACCCATCCGGGCTTGTGTGCGCATCCGCTATCGGCACCGGGCTGCGCCGGCCTTCGTGATTCCCCGCGATGACGCAAGCGCGGCCGTCCGTTTCGATCGGCCGCAGAGAGCCGTGACTCCGGGCCAGGCGGCGGTTTTTTACGACGGCGACACGGTCCTGGGGGGCGGAACCATCGCGCGCGAAGGGACGCAGGGGTGA
- the mtaB gene encoding tRNA (N(6)-L-threonylcarbamoyladenosine(37)-C(2))-methylthiotransferase MtaB: MHLRAAVETLGCKVNQYESSFFQERLEDAGFRIVSFKERADLYLVHGCAVTSRACYQTRQLLRRAVRTNPDARIVAAGCSAQLEGDRYAAEGIASHVLGTVDKYHLLQWLEKPADLNRPLVARSDPRRSPPLRPLTIGRMLDRRSRAFLKVQDGCNAFCTYCIVPWTRGRSRSLPLNDAVGQLRRFVSEGYGEVVLSGIHLGQWGRDLHPPGTLPGLLRACMDAAGGARLRLSSLEPHEWTDELLNVLGDSPGVCPHFHVPLQNGDPKILEAMGRPYTPDEYAALVLELRRRFPDAAIGADVLVGFPGESEARFRNTLELIERLPLTYLHVFPFSPRPGTPAAGFRDRPHGAAVKRRAEVLRNLGREKRRRFEAGFVGSRVEVLVESEASPGWLRGTSENYLSVRFAAAAAPPTGARVGVRVERTGQQGLIGIID, from the coding sequence ATGCATCTTCGAGCGGCCGTCGAAACCTTGGGCTGCAAGGTCAACCAGTACGAGTCGTCCTTTTTTCAGGAACGCCTGGAAGACGCCGGCTTCCGGATCGTCTCCTTCAAGGAGCGGGCGGACCTTTACCTGGTGCATGGCTGCGCGGTCACCTCGCGGGCCTGCTATCAGACCCGGCAGCTTCTTCGGCGCGCCGTGCGGACGAACCCCGACGCCCGCATCGTCGCCGCCGGCTGCAGCGCTCAACTGGAAGGCGACCGGTACGCCGCCGAGGGCATCGCGAGCCACGTACTGGGGACGGTAGACAAGTACCATCTGCTGCAATGGCTTGAGAAACCAGCTGACCTCAACCGGCCGCTCGTGGCTCGGAGCGACCCGCGGCGGAGCCCGCCGCTTCGCCCTCTCACCATCGGCAGGATGCTGGACAGGCGGAGCCGGGCCTTCCTCAAGGTGCAGGACGGCTGCAACGCTTTCTGCACCTACTGCATCGTGCCGTGGACCCGAGGGCGAAGTCGCAGCCTTCCCCTGAACGACGCGGTGGGGCAGCTTCGACGCTTCGTTTCCGAAGGCTACGGCGAAGTGGTGCTTTCGGGGATCCACTTGGGCCAGTGGGGCCGCGACCTTCATCCGCCCGGAACCCTTCCCGGTCTGCTGCGGGCCTGCATGGATGCAGCCGGCGGCGCCCGGCTGCGCCTCAGTTCCTTGGAACCGCACGAATGGACCGACGAACTCCTGAACGTGCTCGGCGACTCACCCGGGGTCTGTCCCCACTTCCACGTACCGCTTCAGAACGGTGACCCGAAAATCCTCGAAGCCATGGGGCGGCCGTACACGCCGGACGAATATGCAGCGCTCGTGCTGGAGCTTCGGCGTCGCTTTCCGGATGCGGCCATTGGAGCGGACGTGCTGGTGGGGTTTCCCGGGGAAAGCGAAGCCCGTTTCCGAAACACGCTGGAACTTATCGAACGGCTCCCCCTCACCTACCTGCATGTCTTTCCCTTTTCCCCGCGGCCGGGAACCCCGGCGGCCGGCTTCAGGGACCGCCCTCACGGGGCGGCCGTCAAGCGGCGGGCCGAAGTGTTGAGAAACCTGGGAAGGGAAAAACGGCGGCGGTTCGAAGCCGGCTTTGTTGGGAGCCGCGTGGAAGTCCTCGTGGAGTCGGAAGCCTCCCCTGGGTGGCTCCGGGGGACTTCGGAGAATTATCTTTCGGTGAGGTTCGCCGCCGCGGCCGCGCCGCCCACCGGCGCTCGGGTGGGAGTCCGCGTGGAAAGGACCGGCCAGCAAGGGCTTATCGGCATCATCGATTGA
- a CDS encoding DUF6178 family protein encodes MDQNIIDFGAKWLEKAEPREVSRHLMVLPARERMNLLLGRKDGEAVAAALPAQDFYLTVKEIGPDDALPLLAMARVEQLDHIFDLEWWRKDRIQPTRAIEWMDRLFRASGRKVLAWLYHADFELLVTLFKKWIRVVLKPEDLDPVEARDLLPPLTLDDQFFWEVRYPQYEDLIRNVLSFLFEAHYGFYKELMHHVISQLEAEVEEEAYRFHRGRLEDRAIPDFYDALEIYRPIRPDEISGDKVMALDRLQDAPPPSFALMQVPAGTLLNRAIRNLSDAREIDSLQLELASLANKVVVADELAPDEPEHLLAATGKVAATVNLALDLLTGGDETAAQLYLRNAFLEELFRYGQYRLRRLQRKIRQVVEGGWIRRWPAGIDCLDADWLKAVEIVLERTPRLLRPSSDPRRPPQEDFFRDRADLKRGKQLLHTLMALGPLFDALRLSPQDLEKRLWPEGQVRQLRDVTLGTLLFTASLRFLREGGWRVEPIPVGDWPDVFRSAAPENIRSAIRSLEESILSETRWRRAADRYLDALYDAYESEISPFNPENPPDPRLVSWFLFEG; translated from the coding sequence ATGGATCAAAATATCATCGACTTCGGTGCCAAGTGGTTGGAGAAGGCGGAACCTCGCGAGGTTTCGCGCCATCTGATGGTGCTTCCCGCCCGGGAACGCATGAACCTGCTTCTCGGCCGAAAGGACGGGGAAGCGGTGGCGGCGGCGCTCCCGGCGCAGGATTTCTATCTTACGGTCAAAGAAATCGGGCCCGACGATGCGCTCCCCCTCCTGGCCATGGCCCGCGTGGAACAGCTCGACCATATTTTCGACTTGGAGTGGTGGCGCAAGGATCGGATCCAGCCGACGCGGGCCATCGAATGGATGGACCGCCTCTTTCGAGCCAGCGGCCGAAAGGTTTTGGCCTGGCTTTATCACGCGGACTTCGAGTTGCTGGTGACCTTGTTCAAGAAATGGATCCGGGTGGTTCTGAAGCCCGAGGACCTGGATCCCGTCGAAGCCAGGGATCTTCTGCCTCCCTTGACCTTGGACGACCAGTTTTTCTGGGAAGTGCGCTACCCTCAGTACGAAGACCTGATCCGGAACGTCCTGAGCTTTCTCTTCGAGGCGCATTACGGCTTTTACAAGGAACTGATGCACCACGTCATCTCGCAGTTGGAAGCGGAAGTGGAAGAAGAAGCGTACCGGTTCCATCGGGGCCGCCTGGAAGACCGAGCCATCCCCGATTTCTACGACGCCCTGGAAATCTACCGGCCCATCCGCCCGGACGAGATTTCCGGCGACAAGGTGATGGCGCTCGATCGCCTTCAGGATGCCCCGCCCCCGTCGTTCGCCCTGATGCAGGTGCCCGCCGGGACCCTCCTGAACCGAGCCATCCGGAATCTCTCGGATGCGAGAGAAATCGATTCGCTCCAGCTGGAACTGGCCTCGCTCGCCAACAAGGTGGTCGTGGCCGACGAACTGGCTCCCGACGAACCCGAGCACCTGCTTGCCGCTACTGGCAAGGTGGCCGCCACCGTCAACCTGGCCCTGGACCTGCTGACCGGAGGCGACGAAACGGCCGCACAGCTCTATCTGAGAAACGCCTTCCTGGAGGAACTCTTCCGGTACGGACAGTACCGCCTGAGGCGGCTGCAGCGGAAGATCCGCCAGGTCGTGGAAGGGGGATGGATCCGCCGCTGGCCGGCAGGGATCGATTGCCTCGACGCCGACTGGTTGAAGGCCGTGGAAATCGTGTTGGAAAGAACGCCCCGGCTGCTCCGCCCGTCTTCGGACCCCCGGCGTCCGCCCCAGGAAGACTTCTTCCGGGATCGGGCGGACCTGAAGCGGGGAAAGCAGCTGCTGCATACCCTCATGGCGCTCGGACCCCTTTTCGACGCCCTGCGCCTGTCCCCTCAAGACCTGGAAAAACGGCTCTGGCCGGAAGGCCAGGTCCGGCAGCTCCGTGACGTGACCCTGGGCACGCTTCTTTTCACCGCTTCCCTTCGTTTTCTTCGCGAAGGCGGCTGGCGGGTGGAACCCATACCAGTCGGCGACTGGCCGGACGTTTTCCGCTCCGCCGCGCCCGAAAACATCCGAAGCGCCATCCGGTCCCTGGAAGAATCCATACTTTCCGAAACCAGATGGCGGCGCGCCGCCGACCGATACCTGGACGCTCTGTACGATGCCTACGAATCCGAAATATCCCCCTTCAACCCCGAAAACCCGCCGGATCCGCGCCTGGTTTCCTGGTTTCTCTTCGAAGGATGA
- a CDS encoding ABC transporter ATP-binding protein, with the protein MLLIEDLQVELAGNVILKHIDLEIKPGETHILFGPNGSGKTSLLMTIMGYPQYKVIAGRIVFRGVDITDKPINERARMGIGMAYQRPPTIHGLKTRQMVQICAGRPDLPVDELARKVNFSDFLERDINAGFSGGEIKRSELLQLMAQNPDLLLFDEPESGVDLENISLVGNTIAQLLEKEFVPSQEKTMLQKKRERRKMGLIITHTGYVLNYLNADKGQVLYNGILSCADNPRDILKCISELGYEECVRCTLASN; encoded by the coding sequence ATGCTTCTCATCGAAGACCTTCAAGTGGAACTGGCCGGAAACGTGATCCTCAAACATATCGATCTCGAGATCAAGCCGGGGGAAACCCATATACTTTTCGGACCCAACGGCTCGGGAAAGACTTCGCTCCTCATGACCATCATGGGTTACCCGCAGTACAAGGTGATCGCGGGGCGGATCGTCTTCAGAGGGGTGGACATCACGGACAAACCCATCAACGAGCGCGCCCGGATGGGAATCGGCATGGCTTACCAGCGCCCGCCCACCATCCACGGCCTCAAGACGCGCCAGATGGTTCAGATCTGCGCCGGGCGGCCGGACCTACCGGTGGATGAGCTGGCCCGCAAGGTGAACTTCAGCGACTTCTTGGAACGGGATATCAACGCCGGCTTTTCGGGAGGCGAAATCAAGCGATCCGAACTCCTTCAGCTGATGGCCCAGAACCCGGACCTCCTGCTCTTCGACGAACCGGAATCGGGGGTGGACCTCGAAAACATCTCGCTCGTTGGAAACACCATCGCTCAGCTGCTGGAAAAGGAATTCGTGCCTTCCCAGGAAAAGACCATGCTCCAGAAGAAGCGCGAACGGCGTAAGATGGGACTCATCATCACCCACACCGGCTACGTACTCAACTACCTGAACGCCGACAAGGGCCAGGTGCTCTATAATGGGATTTTGAGCTGTGCGGACAATCCCCGCGACATTCTGAAATGCATCAGCGAACTGGGATACGAGGAGTGTGTGCGATGTACGCTCGCGAGCAACTGA
- a CDS encoding SufB/SufD family protein, producing the protein MYAREQLREKALKAVNKAAAIGPDVHLEEFDKRPVAHEYMPDEKLRMLPAEEQKRLIMAGLDLSEKERAGTYFQKDSTVVHCKSKQKGIEVMSIRKALESHEWIYDYYWKLMAVDTDKYTAAAELDLHDGYVIRALPGEKSVYPVQACLYIDKEGLQQNVHNIIIAEEDSELHIITGCSTSPHTRRAAHVGISEFFVKKNAKLTFTMIHNWAEEMIVRPRSVAQVEEGGLFINNYICMRPVRSLQMYPTTHLVGENAVARFYSIIVGSPETEYDVGARVYLKKPGSRAEVVARTISNGGKIISRGHLIGQVPDIKAHLECKGLILNGGLIHAVPELEGHADGVEMSHEAAVGKIAQEEIMYLMSRGLSEDEATSTIVRGFLSVDIPGLPPQLKAEIDRAIEASDKDVM; encoded by the coding sequence ATGTACGCTCGCGAGCAACTGAGGGAGAAAGCCCTGAAGGCGGTGAACAAGGCGGCCGCTATCGGACCCGACGTTCATCTGGAAGAATTCGACAAGCGACCGGTGGCGCATGAATACATGCCCGACGAGAAACTGCGGATGCTTCCCGCCGAAGAGCAGAAGCGGCTGATCATGGCGGGACTCGACCTTTCCGAAAAGGAACGGGCCGGGACCTATTTTCAGAAGGACAGCACCGTGGTTCACTGCAAGTCGAAGCAAAAGGGCATCGAGGTCATGTCCATCCGCAAGGCCCTGGAAAGCCACGAGTGGATCTACGACTACTACTGGAAACTGATGGCGGTGGATACAGACAAGTACACGGCGGCCGCCGAGTTGGACCTTCACGACGGCTACGTGATCCGGGCCCTTCCTGGGGAAAAGTCCGTCTATCCTGTCCAGGCGTGCCTTTATATCGACAAGGAAGGCCTGCAGCAAAACGTCCACAACATCATCATCGCGGAAGAAGACTCGGAGCTCCACATCATCACGGGGTGCTCCACGTCGCCTCACACCCGGAGGGCCGCCCACGTGGGCATTTCCGAGTTCTTCGTCAAGAAGAACGCCAAGTTGACCTTCACCATGATTCACAACTGGGCCGAAGAGATGATCGTGCGCCCCCGATCGGTGGCCCAGGTGGAAGAAGGCGGGCTGTTCATCAACAATTACATCTGCATGAGGCCCGTTCGATCTTTGCAGATGTATCCCACCACGCACCTGGTGGGAGAAAATGCCGTGGCCCGGTTTTACAGCATCATCGTGGGGAGTCCGGAGACCGAATACGACGTGGGCGCCCGCGTTTACCTGAAAAAACCCGGTTCCCGCGCCGAGGTCGTGGCTCGAACCATCAGCAACGGCGGAAAGATCATCTCCCGAGGACATCTCATCGGCCAAGTGCCCGACATCAAGGCTCACCTGGAATGTAAAGGGCTGATCCTGAACGGAGGCCTCATCCACGCCGTGCCGGAACTGGAAGGGCACGCAGACGGCGTGGAGATGTCCCACGAAGCGGCGGTGGGAAAGATCGCGCAGGAAGAGATCATGTACCTCATGTCGCGGGGGCTGAGCGAAGACGAAGCCACTTCCACTATCGTCCGCGGCTTCCTGAGCGTGGACATTCCGGGGCTTCCACCGCAGCTCAAAGCCGAAATCGACCGCGCCATCGAGGCGAGCGACAAGGACGTGATGTAG